The segment aaatatatgtatttatgaaacattattattttgagattatctatctatctatttatccatctatctatgtatgtatgtatgtatgtgtttgtgtacacacacgtacatatgtacacacaaacaaacaaacacacacacacacacacacacacacacacacagagtgcacTGATTCTTCTGATACAGTATATTTTTTGTTGCTAGCTGAGTAATACATACACGTACTGTTGTTTATGAACATGCACACAAACGACTCACATTCCTAAAGTTGTCAACGTTTTAAGACAGGCTAATCTTGTTTTTACTTACCAACGTGGCAAACCACAACTGTTTAGCCGCTGGCAAACAATACGAACGATCTTCTTATGAATTTCAAAATAAGTTAGAATGTGACGTATTTGGACGTAGGCGTGGCTTGTGACGttacacttggatgtgggcggagttggatgtccaccgcaggctgctgCGAGACGCTActaaaggtttttgagaaaaaaaaatcacttagaCCTGTGATGTTCACTCATATATTGACCTTTTACTCTAATATTATCTGAAAATAGTTATTAAATAGTTAATTACCTGAGTTCTTATCGGTCTAGGGTGAATGATTTTATTAACATCTGATACATACTAAATAAAAGAAAGTCTTGGCAAGAAGGAGATTTAATTGCCTTACATGTGTGCACTAACTATAGTATCCACTGAAACCCCTCTGCTGCTTTGTGCAGTGTTTAGATTTGTGGTACCACAAAGCTAATTTTCACATTCGGAAACATATTTAACTGTGATATCAGTTTATAACTGAATTAAATAATGAATCAAACACTCTAAGTAATAATGGTGTCATTTATAAAACCGTATGTATATTTCAAAAGCTTATACTAAAAAAAAGATGCTGTTTAAGGAGCTTGATTAAATTAAGAAAAGATTTCCCTACATATCAATTGTTTACTATTGAGAAtaatctttttcatttttttctgctAGCTAGCAACATTATTTCTGACTAAATGAAATGGGATGAACACCTAAGAAGCGTCTCATCATTGCACAGGTTTTAACAGCTATTGCACATTAAAAGCATCATGGTGTTTATAAAGCCACCCACAATAAAACCACAAGCTTCACTCTTCTGCACAATGAAAACCACAAAAAGTCCAACATGTAAGAtgaaaaatattaagtaaaatcACTCTGAGGCCTCTGAATTGGGCCTCTTAAAAATAACAGTTAAAATTATGCAAACAGAGATTTGTCTGACCTCTTTTCTTGACAGCAGTGACTTATAACGTCTCTTATGGAGGAATCAGCACCTTTTTCAAAACAATCAAGCCTAGAATGTTTTATTAGCTGAGCACCTTCACAAGTGTAAAACAAGATTTAGATTCAAAATAGTTCACTCTGTTACGATCAAGATATAATGCAAATGAGCCAAAATGTTCAGATTCATATTTTCAGATTTGTGGtaccacaaaataaataaacaagcacTGTGAGATCAAATAAAGCTGAAGTAAGCCTGATGCATCAAGCTCATCTGATAATGCAACTCTTGTGAAGATGGGGTCTTTGTGGTTTCATGCAGGACAGACTCTGAGTTCCTGTCTGTCTAAAATGAGTAAGAGGAGACTCATGTAACCTACATATATTTTTCAAAggcataaaaatgtttaaatacctACCTTAAATTGAGGAAATGGTTTTAATAATTGGCATTTCAAATATAATGGgatgcaaaaatattaaaataaagaattttAAAAGAAAGACATAAAATTTGAGGCAACTTAAAATGAACTTTATTATGAACACATTGTGTTTTCTGACAACTAAACTGAgaggaaaacatttttacattGATTCACATGGAAATTCAAAACACTTCATTTAATGCTTAACATAATATTTTGTTATGGTGTTGGTTGTTTCTTGAATAGAGCACAGTTCAGGTCACTTCTCTTACCAGAGCTTTTCAAAGTGAACACCGTCTCACACCAGAGATCTTTCTGATCAATTTTTTTCTTCACAGCAGTGACTTTAAACTTCTCATATGGAGGAATCAGCACCTCTTTCTCACGAGGAAGCTTAGAATATTTTGACACCTCAGCACCTTCACAAGTGTGGATTTCAAAACAAGATACATTTccaaaaaaatgtgttttgtctCGATTAATAGAGGAGGATGTAAATGAACCAAAGCGAATATTTTTTCTCACAACATTCTgtttaaatttaatatttgtaCCGCGATAGGTTGAATAGCAGTTCTTTTGTGTTTTCTTCAGAATCTGTATCGCTTCTGTTAACAGAAAGTGAAGTGAATACcatttgtatgttttgtttttgtatctTTTCTTGTCTTTACGATCAGCTTCATTAAACTCCTTATACAACCCCAAACCTGAGTCAGTGTACACATAAATAGCGATCGAGTGATTCTCTGTCAAGTTATCTTCTGGTGGCTTGTATTTCTTTTCAGCAAGTTTCCAAGCAATTGCAAAGTTAGATTCAGGGTTAGACATTTCTTGCTTCAAATATTTTGTCTCCACCAGGTTTGCCATTTTCTTTTTACAGTCCATATATAGGTCATCGACTGATTTCAGTGCCATATCCAATGGAAATATCTTTTCAACAACAGCAGCTCTGTGATCCTGCAGCAACAGGAATCATAATAATCAATCATCAGTATTCATGTCTGTAATATTCATACTAGAACACAAACTTACCTGTCCTAGAGCAGCTGAAATGAGAAGAAGAGCTTCGATGATCAGCAACATCTTGATTCAGTCAAATCCCTTAGATGGTAGATCTAATATACTGAAAAACAACCAGAAACAAGAGGGTTAACAAATGCTAAATACATACACATCTGCATATTTAACTGTTTTACAAGGTCTTACATTACAGTTTTAAATTTGTAGTATATTTtgccagagagaaaaaaaaacataaaatgtttaattaaacctGTGATGTTCACTGATATATTGATCTTTTATCTTCTTAAATTACCTGAGAATGTATGTTGTTGTCTGTTTATCTTTATTTTCTAGGAGTTCAGAAGCAAAAACAAGAAGAGAAGATCACAAAAGTCAGTCGCTCACAGCTGGACGACAACTACTCTACAAACAGATGAGGAAGGTGGCATGTTATATTGCTGAATAGGTCTGTCTCACTGTGTTGTTGGGTTTAATAGCTTATGTGTGACCATAGTGCATCCGCTCATCTGAATTGTTTAGCTCTTCATAATGCAACACCTTTGAAGGTCTGGTGTTTGTGTGGTTTTCCACATGGTATTTCACAAAGTTTGTCACACCAGTACCAGAgacattttgtgatttttttttttccattccaTATTCCTGCATGAGACACAAATACATAATTCAGTTAATTCTTGATACTAAATAAGTTAATTCAAATACTAAATAAGTTGCACATCAGTAGATGGGTCGTATTTAACGAACGTTTAGATCTGAAGAGTAAACACTGCATGCAGCAAATACCTGACTTGCACACTGGTACTTTAAACACCTCCTGTTGTGAATTCATTACAATAATGATAGTCTCGAATGCTTATTAATTTTCTAAACTGCTTTGATACTATTGTTGTTCAGATGCTACGATAGAGAGTACATTGCTAGACTAACCACTAGATGACACTCACACTCACCTCGAGAAAAAGTGCTGCTGTAAGTTTTAATTCAGTTTGTCTTGTCATCATTACTGCATGCTAAACCACGACACCTACAGGCGGTTTTGGTGGCAGGATAATAAAGCAATGATAACGTATGTGGTAATTTCAGTGAAATGTGACAATGACAAAGATGGCAGGGTTTTTGTAAGAACGGGTTTGTTGCTTCAGAGTCAGAGTAAAAGTGGAGAGATATGTGAATTAGTTTGAAGTTGCGGCAAGGAATGAATAATGACCACAGTGATAAAAAAGCTATAGTCTTATTTCAATTGTTGCATTGATAACATAGGTTAGAAAGTCTCCTACAAAATAAAAGGACATACAGGTGGAGATGGAAAAATGTGTAAACATACTGTATAGTCAAAACAGGCAAACGGTGCAAAGCACAGAGAGAGCAGtccaaaaaatagaaaaaaagggAAGACACCAAAATATACAAAAACCAAGAGGTACACTGGAAAACAGGAGCTTAAAATAGTAAAACTAGGGCTGTGTCCGAAACTGCCCCCTATACCCTTTTTTAGTGGTGTCCGAAACCACAGTGGACGTTCTGCATTCATTTAATCCCACAATGTACCGATAAAGTGAGTGTACAACTGATGTACACTcagccatgtgtgtgtgtgtgtgtgtgtgtgtgtgtgtgtgtgtgtgtgtgtgtgtatacgcaCTCAATGggtagagataacccataatgtaCTGTGAGAGTCATGAGCTGTATGAATTCCCGCTTCTCGCTAGAAGATGGCGCTCGAGGCTGAATCATccataaatacattttacaacgCAATACAGCTAGGACACAGGTACACATtaattgtaaattgattattaaagggatagttcacccaaaaatgaaaatttgatgtttatctgcttacccccagggcatccaagatgtaggtgactttgtttcctcagaataaacacaaacgaagatttttaatgaaaaccggtgcagtctgccagccttatcatggacgtggatgggcaccaaacctttaaaagtaaacaaaaacatgcacagacaaatccaagttacaccctgcggctcgtgacgatacattgatgtcctaagacacaaacgatcgttttttgtgagaaactgaacagtatttatatcattttttacctttgatacacagccacgtccatctgtcatgagcacgagtttagcatcagggacattacatgtgaacgcgctctggagTAGAacacgcaaacgccggaagcaatCTGTCGCATTGTAAACGAcattcattgtttacacagtgcacacagactgtgggtatagcggctattcaaaatggtaattgcttcgcgtatcctgattgtttaaactgatttaaagggatagttcgagcatttaagacatgaagttgtatgcaatccttatcagcactatagtgtatacacactgacccacactgcgttcacctccctggtcagagttctggccgctggaagtttttcaagaaagtagtcacggttagtttccggggcctcaaaactgtgcgtttttacgtgaaaaaaatatatgcgtttcaaagcttgattaatttacatcacaaaaaacactcctgacaaaaatcatacctcagttttaatcggcactatattctttccgtttccatcaatccgcgctgctgtcagttcgcacgttccgatcagctgttgatagcgcgactcgctgacaacatgtctgactacgaaacttctgatgatgaaaccaattttagcacaatgtcagacggaacagacgatatatatatttttatattagacctcgtttcacgtgatttccacaggagtctaaNNNNNNNNNNNNNNNNNNNNNNNNNNNNNNNNNNNNNNNNNNNNNNNNNNNNNNNNNNNNNNNNNNNNNNNNNNNNNNNNNNNNNNNNNNNNNNNNNNNNNNNNNNNNNNNNNNNNNNNNNNNNNNNNNNNNNNNNNNNNNNNNNNNNNNNNNNNNNNNNNNNNNNNNNNNNNNNNNNNNNNNNNNNNNNNNNNNNNNNNNNNNNNNNNNNNNNNNNNNNNNNNNNNNNNNNNNNNNNNNNNNNNNNNNNNNNNNNNNNNNNNNNNNNNNNNNNNNNNNNNNNNNNNNNNNNNNNNNNNNNNNNNNNNNNNNNNNNNNNNNNNNNNNNNNNNNNNNNNNNNNNNNNNNNNNNNNNNNNNNNNNNNNNNNNNNNNNNNNNNNNNNNNNNNNNNNNNNNNNNNNNNNNNNNNNNNNNNNNNNNNNNNNNNNNNNNNNNNNNNNNNNNNNNNNNNNNNNNNNNNNNNNNNNNNNNNNNNNNNNNNNNNNNNNNNNNNNNNNNNtacagtttagacatgggatctccagtcctcgtgagctactgtcttgctggttttagtttttctctgatgcaacacacctgactcaaatcagcaggtaattagcaggcttgtacagaatgtctcatttgagaaaggtgtcctgtcacaggaaaacatcgagctgcaggaatgtagctcacgatgaccggagttggagatacctggtttagacctacctgtatgtgacttcaagcacacttataaacacgatgataccgacacacgttccgcatagttacagacaataacaaatatagcaaagcatcatattttgttgtgttatatagattcaattaaattcattagtaatgacatttgccgattttctcacctcatagacagtcgattattgtcgatgctatcactgccccggttagaatattctcagtgtaacgttagcctaaaaaccgacgttagcttcaaaataaacctgtcgaatgcgacataaagttagtaaatagagcttacccgtggtactggtacagcagaactctttaaaatccgttttttgatttttcctccttggtt is part of the Garra rufa chromosome 1, GarRuf1.0, whole genome shotgun sequence genome and harbors:
- the LOC141344534 gene encoding GPI-linked NAD(P)(+)--arginine ADP-ribosyltransferase 1-like gives rise to the protein MLLIIEALLLISAALGQDHRAAVVEKIFPLDMALKSVDDLYMDCKKKMANLVETKYLKQEMSNPESNFAIAWKLAEKKYKPPEDNLTENHSIAIYVYTDSGLGLYKEFNEADRKDKKRYKNKTYKWYSLHFLLTEAIQILKKTQKNCYSTYRGTNIKFKQNVVRKNIRFGSFTSSSINRDKTHFFGNVSCFEIHTCEGAEVSKYSKLPREKEVLIPPYEKFKVTAVKKKIDQKDLWCETVFTLKSSGKRSDLNCALFKKQPTP